The DNA segment TCTCGTCTCTTCTTCTAACGTGCCATTGAGCTTCTTTGGTCTTTCTGCTATTCTTTCAGAAGCCACAGCCCTCTTatcctcctccacgtcgcTTTCCTTCCCATTCTTTCTTGCACTCTCTCGCAtttcgctcttttcttttttttccttgtgCTTGCGGCGTCCCATACTTCGCACGCGCCCGTACACTTGGTACAGGTATGTGCGCTTGCTGTTGCACTCTGCTTGTCTCGTTCCTTTTTGCGCACCATGTTCGATGTGCAGCGTGTCCCTGTCTCCCTGCATGGAGGTGTGTGCCGCGCTTTTTCACGCACGTTGCGggaagggaggcggaggggaggcagcagaggacagagaaaaaaaagcgaagaaCCGAAAAACGAAGCGGCGGTGGAATGCAGCAGACAGTCAAACGTGAGCACCATAAATGGAGGAGGGCTCACCGTTCTGGGTCTGATGGCATTGCCAGCAACAGGTCCAGCAGTGAATCCGCCAAGCTGAACAATGAGCGAAGAAAATctaccccccctcccttccccacaTACATCTAATTGCACATATGCGCTTTTAACTGCTGTCGCATTCTGACGcgagagagggtggagagggagaagggcaagGGCTGCGTAGCGAggacacagacacgcgtGCAAACACAGACGTATACACACACCTTTCCTACcggccttctctctcctctcgccgTTACCTTCTGCCTTTCAGACGCACATGCCTACGGCTGTTTAAGTGTATTCTGTATTTCTCTTCGTAACGCTCGAGCCGATATGACTAGAAGTTACGCATGCTCTCTCGTCTGCATGCACATGTGCTTGTATGGAGGCGCTGATCTGTGCACGGACACAGAGGTATGCGtatcccctctctccctctctccctctctcccccctctctccctcgctcgctccttcgctctctgcctttctttTGTGTGCAGTTCTGTGGATGCTCTTTTCTGTTTCCTTTTGCGTTGTCTTCATATATTTATATATGCATGCAAATAAATATATGCATTCAGTCCTTTGCTTTCCTATCTCTTCGGTTTTTTGTATTTTCCTGCTTGGAAAACTGCAAACTCTtttccgtgcgtgtgtgccgtcgGCTTTgctgctccccctccccaaatGACGCCTGCTCTCTCGTGTCTTTTCTTGAGCAGGAGGAGTAGAGGAGCGGGCGGGATGCAGAAGTGTAAGAGTGACTGATGgcttccgttttttttttacccAGGGTGAGGGTCTCCTCGTTTCCTTTCCGATATTGTCCGATTGCCCCGACAAaaccgcacacgcaccaacACTAGACCTACCAAGGCCGCTCTCTTTTCCGAGGAAAACAGAGGGAGTGGGTGGACACGCGCAGCGTCTTCTATCTGTGGTTTCTCTCCACACCTCCGTGAGCCGGAGAGATGACGGCGGAGTAGCGGCGAGgcaatatatatatatatatatgtatagaCATGAGGGAAGAGTGTGGCGCATGCTACACCAAAAAAGACCCGTGCTTCCCCCCATGCACTTGATGGGCCCCTGATACCGCAAGTAAGCACCCTCTTTGCGCCACCGATACGTCATCAAAGCCTCGACCTTCAccttttctcctcttctGCACTATTTAATAAGTTCGTCTCTTTCTTGATGTGGTGACCGGCGCAGGTGTGCAACGCCGCTCGCGGCGCGACAGCACCAAAGTCTCATTATTCACCAAGAAACGAAAGGGCGAATTGCCCACCTCCTTTTTTCTGCGcatctttttctctctgcttctctgtttctctttgAAAAATGAAAACGAGTTGTCGTCTCCCTATCCCTCTCATCCGTCTTGCCTCCGCCCCCCCGAAAACAGAGCGTTAGGCCCAGAAGAAACACATCAATTCTAGCGTCTCATCCCTATCACATCTTTTGGTGCGCTCCTTGACGGACTAAACACGCTCCCATTTCTCCCTCTGGAAGGCTCTACAAGCCAAAGAAAACGGACCGGTTGCCAAACACTCAGCTGTTTCCGTGTCCACAGAGCTCAAAACATTTCTATTCGCCTCGACCATCCGCAATCATCCGTTTCTTCTCtagacaggcacacacaaacgcacacacgccacaGCAAGCCTCCCACCCTCTCACTCCTTTCCCGCGGCAGCCATGAGCGCCTCCCTCAAGAAGACGGCACTCCACAGCTTCCATCTCGCTCAGCAAGCGAAGATGGATGCATTCGCGGGCTATCACATGCCCATTTCCTATGGCAGGTTTGGTGTGCTGAAGGAGCACTTGTACACTCGCCAGGTCGCCGGCATATTTGACGTATCGCACATGGGTCAGTATGAGGTTCGCGGCGCGGACCGTGAGAAGTTCATGGAGCACGTCACCCCGGTGGACCTCCAGCGCACCCGGGCCGGACAAGGGGCGCTGACTATGCTGACGAACGCGCAAGGAGGCATCAAAGACGACTGCATCGTGACGAGGATGGCCGACCATCTGTTCCTTGTGCTGAACGCTGGGTGTAAGGAGAAGGATGTGGCGCACATGgagcgtgtgctgcgtgagGGCGCGATGAAGGGTGCGGATGTGCAGCTTGTGCCGCTGGATCGCTCGCTTATCGCGCTGCAGGGCCCGCAGGCCGCCGCGATCCTCTCCGAGTTCATGGATGACGTGCCGGACATGGGCTTCATGCAGTGCCGCCAGAGGGTGAGCATCAAGGGCATGGAGGTGCAGGTGACGCGGTGCGGCTACACGGGCGAGGACGGCTTCGAAATGTCTGTGTCGAACACGGACATTGTAGCATTTGTGGAGCTCCTCATGTCGAGGAAGGCGGAAATGATCGGCCTGGGTGCTCGCGACAGCCTTCGTCTGGAGGCGGGGTTGAACCTGTACGGTCACGAGCTGACCGAGGATATCAACCCTGTGGCGGCTCGCTTCATGTGGGCGATTTCGAAGCGCCGAATGGCGGAGGGCGGCTTCATTGGCTACGAGCCGATTAAGTACTTCCGGGACAACGCTAGCAAGggcgctgtgccgcggctgcgagtGGGCCTCGTTTCCACTGGTCCGGTTGCTCGTGAGAAGACTGTCATCGAGGTGGGTGGGAAGCCGGTGGGCGAGGTGACCAGTGGCTGTCCGTCTCCGTGCTTGAAAAAGAACATCGCCATCGGCTACCTCGACCGTAAGCTGGCCAAGGATGGCGCGAAGGTGGACCTGGTTGTGCGGGGCCGCCGCGTGGCTGCTGAGGTGGTCACTCCGCCGTTCGTGCCTACCCGGTACTACCGCAAGCCCAAATGAAACGGCCGTGCTCCGACAAATACAGGCTACGTAACCGATGTAACGTCGAATGACCGAGGAAAGTAAATGCGACGCAGGGAGCCTGGAGgaagaaggcgagagagCTGTGTATACGGACGGTACATCCTCTCACCTCCGCTACAGCCCGTATCATCTCTGACCTGACTCCACGTTTCTTGCACAGCCAGTTTTCGACTCCCTGCTCTTCGGAAGCCGCCTCGTGCGCTTTTCCTATCTTCCTCAAGGCCGTAAAGCGCCTCTTGCCTTTTCCTGAATACCGACGCCTGtctatatgtgtgtatatgttTGGGTGTGGAGCGGCGTTTCGCTTCTTCTCTGCTGCCAGATCTTTATCGAAGAAGGACTGATACAATGCCGTGTAACGTCGCAGCTGTATGTGAGGGCAGTTGACATCGTCGGGTCTCGTTTCCCACGTGCGCTTCCGTCCTGCTTGTACGtgttcgtgcgtgtgtcacCGACAAGCGCACACTCGTACAGACGCAATACCAACACGACTGTTTCTCGGGATGCACGCCATCCTTGCATGTGAACGCGTTTGCGCACGTGCCGATTGTGAACCGTTTCGTCCACCATACTGGTGTGTGACACCGCTGTGGACat comes from the Leishmania infantum JPCM5 genome chromosome 36 genome and includes:
- the GCVT-2 gene encoding putative glycine synthase, whose product is MSASLKKTALHSFHLAQQAKMDAFAGYHMPISYGRFGVLKEHLYTRQVAGIFDVSHMGQYEVRGADREKFMEHVTPVDLQRTRAGQGALTMLTNAQGGIKDDCIVTRMADHLFLVLNAGCKEKDVAHMERVLREGAMKGADVQLVPLDRSLIALQGPQAAAILSEFMDDVPDMGFMQCRQRVSIKGMEVQVTRCGYTGEDGFEMSVSNTDIVAFVELLMSRKAEMIGLGARDSLRLEAGLNLYGHELTEDINPVAARFMWAISKRRMAEGGFIGYEPIKYFRDNASKGAVPRLRVGLVSTGPVAREKTVIEVGGKPVGEVTSGCPSPCLKKNIAIGYLDRKLAKDGAKVDLVVRGRRVAAEVVTPPFVPTRYYRKPK